The genomic region GCGTTACCCTGCTTGATGACGTAGGAAGAAGATTCCTTACCGTTGAAGGTGTAAGTGACCGGAGTGTGATACATGGTAGTATCCGGAACCAACTTTTCAGCAACGCCGCCAAAGGGGAGGACTGTGTTCTTGAAGTTGTTGGTCATCTTGTTCGGACCCTTTTCGTAGGTAACGGTGATAGTATCCTGGACGGCTTTGTAGCCAGTGACTGCAGGAGCGCTAGCAACGATCTTGGCGCTACCGAATTTCTTGAATTCATACATCAGCACTTGCTTGCCCTTCTGTGTGTTGGAGCAGGAAGCGTGGGTGCAAGTTGCTGTCTTGACAGCAATGATGTCCGGGTTGAGAGACGTGAGAGTGAAGGTGGATCCTTCAAGAGTCTTGGTGTCGGTAGAAATGACCCATTCCTTGTTGGTGCCACCGGAGTAAAGCAGAGTTCTGTTGGTAGAGCAGGTGCCGCCATAGTTACAGGTAAGATCCTGGAAGTTGGGAACGGTCTGTGCGGGAACGCCAGAGACGGTGATGACAGACTGGGAGCCGTCGTTACCGGTCATGACTGCAAAGCCAGCGCCCTTGATTGCACCGGAGTTGTCAATGACGTTTGTGTTGCTGGAAGTGTAGGTACAGCCGCTCTTAAGAGTGGTTGCAGCAGAACCGCTAAGTTCGCTCACAACGGCAGCCTTGAATGCGCAAGTACCGGTGTTCTTGCCCTTGACCAGGGAGTCGGCCCAGGTACGGCCCTTGCCAACCAGGTACTGCTTGACGATGGCGCCAGAAGTACTGGTCTTTGCTGCGTCGAGAAGAGCCTTGCTCTTGAGTTCAACGTTGCCGTCGAAGAATGCGGAGGTTTCGTTCTTGACGGTACCGTTTTCGGTGGTCTGAACCTGACGGAGACTCCAGTTACAGCTACTGATCATGTTCTGGTCCATGAAGTCGAACCAGGCCTGGGTTGCGGAAGCGTTAGGAGAGCCAGCACCATCATAGTTCACGGTACCGTATTCGGTAGCAAACACTGCCTTGCCTGCGTTCATAGCCTGGGTTGCGTTGGCACCGTAGCCAGAGACGGGATGGGATGCTGCATAGAAGTGCAGAGAGTAGGCCAGGTTGCTGTAGGTCAGGCCGCTGGCTGCGTTGGGCTGGGAAGACCAACCAGGGTTACCAACGATGACAAGGTTTTCAGAAGCAGCACGGATGCCCGGGATGACCTGGTTTGCGTAGTTGGCAACTTCGCTCCAGCTACCGGTGGGTTCGTTGAAGATTTCAAAGATGACGTTAGGAATCTTGCCGTACTTCTGAGCCATTTCTGCAAAGAAAGCCTTTGCTGCGGAGACTTCGGAGTTAGCCTGATGGCTATGCCAGTCAATAATGATATAGATGTCGTTTTCGATGGCAGCTTCGATCATCTGGTCGATGGTGACCTTATAACCATCGGGGGCGCTCATATAGGAGTAGCCGTTGGAAAGCTTGTTGGTGTTGTCAGTGCCGTAGTAGTTGATACCAAGGGCGAAACGGATGACGTCAATCTTGAGGTTGTCGGTTGCCCAGTCGAGAACGGTGCTGGAATAGTAGGGCAGGCCTGTTGCGTCGGACCAGAACCAGCTCATGCCGCGAAGAATTGCGGGCTGATTGTTCTTGGTACCGATGACCTTGCCATTGGCAGAGCCGAGAGCGCCATAATGGCTTACGGGGCCGACCTTCTTGGCGACTGCTGTGGAGGCGCTAGCGAATGCCGGGATGGCGGCGAGCGCCATCAGGCAGGGGAGTAATTTTCTCATTTTCATAATATTCCCTTTTTGAAAACCCTAATCCCTAGGTTTACCTTCTAAAATAATAATATTCAATTGTAAGTCTTTTTCCGTCAAGGCAAAAAGCGTATACCATTGAATACGAATTTTGACCTTAAAACTAGATTTATTTTATGGAATTCAATCCCGTTGTATAGTAATAAAAAAGTTTCCTATGTATCAATTGTGACGGGGATAACATTTACGGGTTGTGTGGAGGATGGCTGAAAAACGTCCTTAATGTAAACTTTTGTTAAAAAACATTTGTTTTTCAGGGGGTTTGTTAAAAAAAGACTGAGTTTTTGTGATGTACACCAAAAAAAAAGAAAAAAAATGCTCGCAGGCTTAAAAAAAAAGATATATTAGGTTCCAAACCGCCCATTCTGGGCAATCACAATAAACAAGAGAGAGAATTATGAAAAAGTCTATTCTTGGTGCTTCTGCCCTCATGGCAGCTGCTTCCGCTTTCGCTTTCGTTACCTGGAGCGGTGATGAAAGCCTCTATCAGATCACTACCGAACTCGACGCTGGTACCGAAACTTCCGGTTACTGGTTCAGCTATGCTGACGACTCCGATGGCGGTGCTTCCTCTATCGAATGGCCGGTTCCCCTCGGTAACGACTACTCTACCACTGCTATGGACCCGGTTATCGAATACTGCCAGGGTGTTTGCGGTGTTTACAAGCTCGATAAGGGTACCCTTACTTATGACCCGTTCGTAGGTATCGGTTTCAATATCGCTGGTGAAGACGACAGTGGTGTCGCTGTTCCCACTGACGCTACCGACATGGGCGGTATCTGCATTGGTTACTCCTCTGACGCTGCTGCATCCCTCGAAATGGGCCTCGGTGACGCAGGTGACGCAGAAATCGGTTGGGACAACCCGGCTGCTGCTCTTGCTAAGTCTGCTACCGGTAAGGTTGCTAACGTTGCATGGTCTGAATTCAAGCAGGCTGGTTGGGGTTCTGGTAAGATTACTGGTGCCGCAGCTGCAGCTAAGCTCGTCGCTCTCAAGATGAAGATTCAGGCTAAGACTGGCTCTACCGGTAACTTCAACATCATGTCCTTCGGTGCATACAATGGCGGCTGCAAGCTGACCCAGGCTATCTCCGCTAAGGCTGCTAAGGCTTCTTTGAAGGCTCAGCTCTCTGGCCGTACCCTCTCCTTCGGCAAGACCGTTGCTAAGGCAGAAATCGTTAACCTCCAGGGTCAGGTTGTCATGGCTGCTTCCTCTGTGAAGTCCATGGATCTCTCCAAGGTTCAGGCTGGCGTTTACATGGTTCGCGCAGAAGGCCTTTCTCAGCAGATCATGGTGAAGTAATTTTACCTCGGTAAATAACTTTAAAAAAGGGTTGCGGTTTCCGCAGCCCTTTTTTGTTTTTACTAAAAGATGATGAAGATTACACGATTGGAAATATTTTGATGGGGAATTGGGAAAACAAGGTTTTAGAATATATATTTGGGAAAAAATAACAAGAGGCTATTATGCAAATCAAGAAATTTTTAGCTCCTTCAATTCTGCCCATTGCTTTGTGCGCAATGTTCGGCCTTACTGCTTGTGATAGTAAATCCGACACTCCTTCCAATCCGGCTGGTACGGAAGTTCTTCCGCCGAACCCGGATGTTGGTGGTGATGTCGGTGGTGGAAACGTCGGTGGCGGCGATGTTGGTGGTGGAAATGTTGGCGGCACGCCTACTGTCACTACATATCCGGCATTGGCTCCGACTGCCAGCCCTCTTTACGCCAAGGCAACATACGATTCCTGGAAGCCCTTCCATTATGTGAACATGGAAGACGAAATGGTCTATTATCCGGATTTTGCCGCAGACTTCAGTTCTGTATTTGAACCAGCCTATCTGCCTGCGGGACGTGTTATCTGGTCTGTCCAGTCTACTGGTATGTACAGAGTCCAGTGCCAGAACGAAGGCACTGCAAAAAGCGCTATGAAGTACCGTGCTTGCACTGTGTCTGAAGGTATTGGCTACGGCATGTTGCTGACTCTTGTCAACGAAGACTATGATGCGTTCAACCGTCTGTGGAACTACAGCCGTGCATACCGTGCCTACCATGGTGTGAACTTGACTCCTTGGATTACCAAGAGCTTCATGTACGACAAGATCGACATTTCCAGTGCAACTGACGCAGACCTTGATATTGCAACATCCTTGATTTTGCAGTATTTCAAGAACCTTGCTGTAGCACCCGATATTGCAAATCTCTACCTGGCTGACGCATTGGTTATCGTCAAGGATATTTGGGACTGGGAAGTTGAACCGAACTTGCTGCTCCTGATGTCTGGCGATACGGATATGTGGCATGATTCCGACCCGACATACAACTTGAGCTACTTCTCTCCTGTGGCTCTTCGCTTGTTTGCCATGGTGGACCCCACTCACAACTGGGCTGGTGTTCTTGACGCAATGTATGCCTACATGGCTAAGGTTCAGTCTCTCGGTACAGGCGTGTTCCCCGACTGGAGCAATGGCGCAGGTATCGCAGTCAATCCGCCTAATGGTGCCGCTGGCAAGACTGAAGCTACTTACACCTGGCATACCTTCAATAAGGAATCTGTGCGTATTCCTTGGCGTATTGCTTGGGACTACTATTGGTTCCAGGATCCGCGCGCTCTTGCAATCCTCACAGGCTTGAACAACTTCATTGTTGCTAAGTCTGGTGGCGATCCGTCTAGCGTGGCTCTTGCAATCCAGTATTCCTGGGATCCGGCAAAGAGCGACTATGACAAGAATACTTCTGTTCCTGCCCAGTGGCTTGCTGCATGGTGCGCAACTGGTCTTGGTACAAATCAGACTTGGCTTAACGCTTGTACGCAGCTTGTTAACGCAACCACGCTGGGTAACAACGGCACAAGCTACTTCACCGATATTCTGCAGGCTTTGTATAGCTCCTTGCTGAACGGTAAGTTTGTCCGTCCGTTCTAACTAGGACGTACGCCTCGTTTATCGACAGTGTGCCTGTGTTCAGGCGAGTTTTCGTCATGAACACAGTGTGTACTCTCGGGATGCGTTCCCGTGGATTTAAAAAGTCTCCTGGTTTTTGCCGGGAGGCTTTTTTTATATTTTGAAATCATGGAAAACGATTCTTTGAGCATGCTTAATCCTGCTGCAATTGTCAATGATGTTGATTCTGTAGATAACGCAGACAGCCTTGTTGCGGCGGAGAACCTTGATGAAATCCAGATGCCGTCTCCCGAACAGCTGGGCATTCATATTACCTCGGGCGTAAAAGATGCCGCTGGGGTTGTTCAGCCTTTGGCGGTCACCGTCGGCGATACTTTTGAATTCCCTGTTACCATTTCCTGGAACGTGAATAGTAGTGTACTCTTGATTATGCCCATGAGTTCTGCTACGGCTAAGGGTCTGGACCAGGTTTCTGTTTCCCAGGAATCCGCCCGTATGGTGAAGGATGGCCAGGAAATGGCTTCTATCACTTTTACATACAAGATTGTGGCACAGGACACGGGCGACTTGAATGTGCCTGCCATGCGTTTTGAAATTCCCACCCAGCTGGGCAGGCCCTTGGATTTGCGCAGCGATAGCGTCCCTGTGCGTGTAAATCCGCCGGTAAGTGTAGTTCCCTTTGCGGTGGGAGCTGTGGTCGCCATTTGTGTGGTTGTTGCAGGCCTTTTGCGAATGAAGCGTAGGGCTGCTGCTAGGGCTGCTACAGCGGCCAAGAATGCGGCTGTAGACGAACTTCGCGAGCAGATGCTGGTGCTGAAGCGCCGAATCAATACGGCGGATTGCCGCGAATGGCTGCTGGATCTGGAAAAGGTTTGCAAGGCTTACGCAGCGGAACGTTTCAGCCTTGATGCGGACAAAGTCAAACTTGAGGTCTTGCTGAAGCAGGGCGACTTGGAAGGCTGGGATGCTTTGCTGGAGAAGTTCGCCGATGCCCGTTATGGAGGCGGAAAGCAAGACGCCTTCGAGAACAGGGAATCCTGGAAGGCCGCCATGAAGCTGATGGGAATTGAAGAGGAATAAAATTCCAATTACAAAGTATGAATTACGAATTATGAGAGAAAGCCAGGCGTCTTCGGGGCGATTATAAATCTCGTAACTTGTAACTCGTAATTGTGTCTGTTGGTTTTTTATTTGATTTTTTATTAAATTCAGTGTGTTGAAATTTAAAGGATAACATCAAATGGATATTCAGGAACTTTCTGAAAAGATTCGTCAGCAGAGTGCTTTCTGCCAGAATTTGTTGCGTGAAGTTGAAGATACCGTCATTGGCCAGAAGGCCATGGTGGAAAGTATTTTGACAGGCATCTTGGCCGATGGCCACGTTCTGCTGGAAGGTCTTCCGGGCCTTGCAAAGACTACCGCGGTGAAGGCTTTCGCCGATGCCGTTTCCCTGGACTTCAAGCGTATCCAGTTTACTCCGGACCTTTTGCCGGCTGACCTTCTGGGTACCACCATCTATAATGCCCGCGAGGCAAAGTTTGAAACCCGCAAGGGCCCTCTGTTCACCAACCTGGTGCTGGCTGACGAAATCAACCGTGCTCCTTCCAAGGTGCAGAGCGCATTGCTGGAAGCTATGCAGGAACGTCACATCACCATCGGTGACGAAACTTTCAAGCTGGATGAACCCTTCCTGGTTTTGGCAACCCAGAACCCCATTGAACAGGAAGGTACCTACCCGCTGCCCGAAGCCCAGGTGGACCGTTTCCTTTTGAAGGTGAAGGTTTCCTACCCGAACAAGGCCGACGAAATGCGTATTCTTGACGCGGTTGCAGGTGCTGGTCTCCGTCAGCCCAACGCGGTTGCAACGAAGGAAGATATCCTGAAGGCTCGTGAACTTGTAAAACAGGTTTATGTGGATGAACGCGTCCGCGAATATATCGTGAACCTGGTGCTGGCCACCCGCGATCCGGGTAGCATCAAACGTTCCGACTTGGTCGGCTTCATCGAAGTGGGTGCATCTCCTCGTGCTTCCATCGGTCTTGCCCAAGCTGCAAAGGCACACGCTTTCATCCAGGGCCGTGCTTACGTCACTCCTGAAGACGTGAAGGCTGTTGCAATGGAAGTGCTGCGTCACCGTATCATCCTGAGCTACGAGGCTGAAGCAGAAGAAATTACCGCCGAAACTGTTGTCCAGAAGATTCTGGATTCCGTCGAGGTACCGTAATGAATGATAGGCCTCATGTAATTATTCATCCCAGTGACCTTGCTCAGTCCGACTGGGTGCGCTGCATACTTCCTTTTATGCAGTACATGAGTCCTAACGAGCAGATGGTTTTCCCGTCAGTCACTCAGATTCCCTGTACCAACAAGGATATCCTGAAGCATACAAGCATTGTGGTGATCCAGCGCCCCACTAGCCCTGCCAAGATGAACATGGTGGCTATGTATGCGCAGATCAAGCGCGAATGCGGCTTTAAGCTGGTAACGGATATTGACGATCTTCAGTGGGAACTGAGCCCGATTATCAAGGATCACGCCAAGAGTGTCCCCAATGTGGAACAGATTATCAAGGATCGTCTGAAGACGATTCTGCCTAAGTTCGATAGGGTGATCTGCTCTACGGAATATCTGGCAAAACGTCTTTTTCTTGACGTTAGCGTGAAGGCTACGGTGATGCCCAATGCGGTATCCAGTTCCCTTTTCGGCCGGTTCAAGAGGACTGCTGCGTTTAGCGGAAAACCCAAGGTTATGTATGCTGGTTCTGCAGGCCACAGCTCCGAAAAGGATCCTGGGGATTTTGCCGGCCCGTGGGTGCCGTGGCTTCGCAAGCGTATCGAGGATGGTTCCATCGACTTCTACGTCTTTGGTGAGCCCGAGTTCCTAAAGGGATTGGAAGGCAAGTACACCAGCATTCCTTTCACGAAGATGATGCAGTTCCCGGCTACGGTGGCGAGCTACCGCCCGGACTTTTACCTGGCGCCTCTTTGCGACATCAATTTCAACAGGGCCAAAAGCGACTTGAAATTGAAGGAGGCTGCGGCTCTTGGCGCCGTGTTCATGGGCAGTAATTTCGAGAATAGCCCCTACGGTTATGCTCCCGAGGCCCAGCTTGTTCCTGCGGCGGCTTCCGTGGAGGAACTTGACGCGAAGTTTGACGCCTTGTGCAATGCAGAAAACTTCATGAAGGCTATCGAGTGGCAGAACCAGAGTCTGGTGGACGGCCATTGGTTTTACGAGGATGCGGAATACCAGAAGAAGTTCCTGCAGACGTACCTGGGTTAACTAAGCCCGCCGAAGTTTGAATCCCTTGCCTTATGGCGAGGGATTTTTCTTTATGGCGACTCAGAAGAGGCCGTGAAAAACGGCTGGAGACAGGGGAGGGCTCGCCCCTTTTTCTAAAAAAGGCCAAAAATCCACTTGATTTTGGGTGTTTTGGACGTGAGTAACCTCACATTGGCGGGGGCTTTGTTATCTTTAAGGCGAAAAAGGGCTCAGGGAAACTCCCTGGGTAGCTTATTTCCAGTTTAACATAGAATCGACTTGCGGACTGCCGTTCCGGTTTCGCCCGTGGGTCAAAAAAAACGAAGGATATATGGCAAATCGTGTTGTTATCGGCTCCCAGTGGGGTGACGAAGGTAAGGCCAAGGTTGTTGACTTCTTGACTCTGGACGCAGACATCATCGTGCGTTTCCAGGGCGGTGCAAATGCTGGTCATACTGTGGAAGTTGGCGACCAGAAGTTCGTGTTCCACCTGATTCCGTCCGGCATCATGCACAATGACAAGCTCTGCGTCATTGGTAACGGCGTGGTTCTCGACCCGATCCAGACCCTGGCTGAAATTGCTGATTTGCACACCAAGGGCATCAACCCGGAAGGTCGCTTGTTCATCGCTAACAACGCTCACGTTGTTCTCCCGTACCACTCTACCTTGGACAAGGCCAAGGAAAAGAAGGCTGGTAAGGCTGCTATCGGTACCACCGGTCGTGGTATCGGCCCCTGCTATAGCGACAAGGTGAACCGTATCGGTGTCCGCGTTGGTGACCTCATGGATGAACGTGAACTGCGCCCCCGCGTCGAAGCTATGGCCAAGGTTCACAACGAAGAATTTAAGGCAATGTACGACGTCGATCCCATCGATCCGGAAGTTGTTATCAAGGACTACTTGGAACTCGGTCAGAAGATCAAGCCCTTCGTTTGCGACGTGAGCGAATTGCTTTACAAGGCTGTGAAGGCTGGCAAGCGCTTGGTGTTCGAAGGTGCCCAGGGTACCATTCTTGACGTTGACCAGGGTACTTACCCGTTCGTGACCTCCAGCAACACTGTTGCTGGCTACGCAAGCTGCGGCGCAGGCATCGGCCCCACTGCTCTGGACGAAGTTTGGGGTGTGGTCAAGGCTTACACCACCCGCGTTGGTAACGGTCCGTTCCCCACTGAACTTTTGGACGAAACCGGCGACACCCTCCGTAAGATCGGTAACGAATACGGTGCAACCACCGGTCGTAATCGTCGCTGCGGTTGGTTCGACGCTCCGGTTGTCCGCAAGGCTGCCGTTGTTAACGGTCTGACCCACTTGGCCATCACCAAGCTGGACGTGCTGGATACTTTCGATACCGTGAAGATCTGCACCCACTACGAATGCGATGGCGAAAAGCTTGAAAGCTTCCCGAACCAGCTGTCCAAGGTCGGTCGCTGCGTGCCGGTTTACGAAGAAATGCCGGGTTGGAAGCAGGACACCACCAAGTGCAAGAGCTATGACGAACTGCCGGAAAACGCTAAGAAGTATCTGCAGCGCATGGCTGAACTGGTTGACGTGAAGATCGGTATGATTTCCATTGGCGCAAAGCGCGATCAGAGCATTGTGATTGACGCTGGCCTCGCCAAGGGTATGGGCCTCTAATTATCAAGGGATAGGAGCAGGTAGAGTATGGACGCAAGTATTGTTGGATTGCTGAAAGGCGTTGAATTGTTTTCCGAGCTGAACGAAGAACAGCTGGGACTGTTGGCCAACTTGATTGTGGTCCAGGACTACAATCGCGACGAAACCGTGGTGCTTGAAGGCGACGACTCGATGCAGGCTCTGTATCTGATCGCCTCTGGCTCCGTACAGGTCTACATGACCGGCGTCGATGGTCGCGAAACTATCCTGTCCTTCCTTGAACGTGGTGACTTCTTCGGTGAAATGAGCTTGATCGACGGCGAACCCAGGTCCGCCTCCGTTCGCACCGTGACTGACGCACAGATGATGATTATTCATCGTGAGTCTTTCCTGCAGTTGATCCGCCAGACTCCGGAAATCGCCATGGCCCTGCTTAGCGAAATGAGCAAGCGCCTCCGTAAGGCCAACAAGCAGATCGGTTCCTTGTCCACTATGTCCGTTAGCGGCCGTGTGGCTGGTACCCTCCTGAACTTGATGGAAGAACGCGGCGTTCGCATTCATACAGACAATGGCAAGATGGTTGTGGTGATCCACAACCGTCCCACCCAGCAGCAGCTGGCTGACATGTCCGGTACTACCCGCGAAACCGTCAGCCGTATCTGCTCCATGCTGGTGAAGGCTAACGCCATTGCCATGACCGGTAAGGACATCGTCATCTTCGATGAAAACGTCCTTCAGGAAAAAGCCTCCAAGGGCTAATCGTAATTATGAACAAAGTAAAGGTTCTTTTTAACAAGTTCCGTAAGAGCGCCTTCTTGAAGGCGTTTCTTTTGTGGGTTGTTCTGCTGGTGGTCTTGGCCCTGGCTGTAGACAAACTCTTGATGCCGATTTTCTCTGGCGCCTTCGCATCCACTGGTGAAGTGCCCAACTTGGAAGGCATGGCCCAGGCTGAAGCTGAAGCCACCTTGACTGAGGCAGGTTTCAAGTTCGAATGGCTCGAAGAAGGCCGTTACAATGCGACTATTGATTCCGGCAAGGTTCTGGTGCAGATGCCTGCTGCCGGCCGTACAGCAAAGCTTGGCCGTACTGTAAAACTGACCCGTAGCCTTGGCCTCCGCCAGGTGGAAATTCCGGATCTTCGCGGTAAGAGCCAGAAGCAGGCTACTATCTCCTTGACTCGCGCTGGCCTTGTCCAGGGGGAAATCGTCAAGGGCGCCCACAAGAGCATTCCCCGCGGTGTCGTGATCCGTACCATTCCTATCGCTGGGGAAAAGGTCCGCGTGGGCGATACGGTGAAGGTGGTGATTTCCGCTGGTGTGACCACCGGTAAGACCTTGCTCCCTGATTTTGCTGGCGAACAGATCGACAACGTCTACCCGAAGCTGGAAGCATTGGGTTTCGTTGTGGGTAAGATCAAGCGTCGCAAGGCTCCGGAAGATATGGAAAATCCGCAGCCGGGTGCTGTGATCGAAACCTCTCCCAAGCATGGTGACTACCTGCCGCCGGATACCAAGATTAATTTCATTATTGTTGAGTAATTGATTTGAAAAGAGTCAAGATTCTTTCGCTGGTGATTGTTGTTGCGGCGTTGTTCCTTAACGCCTGCAGTTCCAATCCTGCAAAGAAGCAAGACTCTTTTTTGACATCCGCTGATTCTGCAGCTATTGCGGAAGCGGTTATGAAGAAGATGGAGAAAATGGCTGCCCAACCGGTGGAAGCCAAGCTCCCTCAGAATCTTGACGCAGCCCATGAATCCTTTGTCCGCGCCATGGACTTGGAACTTCGCGGTGAATCTTCCCTGGCAAAGATGTATTGGCAGCTTGCTGCCGAATCCGATCCTTACAGCCGTTATCTCGCTTTCAAGATGGCCGAGATTCTCGCTGGACAGGGCGCAGACTCCTTGGCCTTGGTACAGGCTGCCCGTGGCCAGAAACTTAAGGGGAAGGTGACTGCCTCCCAGTTGGGTTTGCTCGCTCATTTGTATGTGAAGGCTGGTCTTGCTGATTCCTGCCGCAAGTACTTTAACGCAGCGCTTGACTCCTCCCGCTATCAGGACATGTCCCTGCTGTACGACTACAGCTTGTTCCTTGAGGCAGTGAAGGACACCAAGGAACTGGTTCGCGTTTACGAACAGTTGCTACCCCAGGTGAATTACATTCCGTCGTTGCTTCAGAGACAGCTTGGCTTGCTTCTGGACCAGGGTAAGGATTCTGCCGTTGTTGAACTTTTTGGTAATGCGCACGAAGCTACTGGCGACAAGAAGCTACTGACCCAGATGGTTCAGGGACTTGTTTTCCAGAAACGAATTCCCGAAGTCATGGCCATCGTGGACACATTGACGGAAGCGACCAGTGAAGATGAAACCATGATTGTTCTTCTCATGACGACTCTTGCAGAAAATGATCGTCCTGCAGCTTACGCCATGTTGAACAAGAAGTATTACGAAGATGGAGTTCGTACGCCTATGCTTACGAATTTTCTGGGCCATTACGAACATCTCAATGGCAAAACCGATAGCGCGAAGGTTCATCTGCAATTGGCTGCCAACCAGTTGCAGGATCAGCCGGTTTATGTGACCAACGCCTACCATGCATTGGCTAGCATCGCCATGAGCGAAAACCGAGTCAAGGATGCCGTGTCGTATGCCGAAAAGGCTGATGAGGCGGCCAAGGGTGGCGAAAAGGCTATGCTCGCCATGATGTATGGCTCCGCAAAGATGTATGACAAGGCCTACAGGATGCTGGATTCTGTGATGGCCGTTTGGGACAAGTGGACTCCGATGGCGGGAATTGCGGATTCCGCTACGCTCCAGAAAATGGTTCTTGGCGTTGAAAAGAATAACCGTACTTTCCGCAGCGTCTACGCACGAATCCTTGTGACCGAAGCTAGCGAAATCTGTCAGAAGTTCCCGGGGGATTCCGTGAAGCAGGCTCTCGCTCTTGAAAAAAGGAACAAGGCCCAGACGTTCTATGAGGAATTGTTCAACTCCGATTCCACGGATATGGATATTCGCATGTTGAGGGCCATAAACCTTGAACGCCTCAAGCGTTATGACGAGTCCTTCGCTCAGTTTGAATACCTGCTGGATTCCAGCCGCGCCACCTTGGTGGACCGCTCGGAAGTTCTGAACTACTATGGCTACACTTTGATTGACTTGAACCGCAGCCCGGAAGAAGTTGATCGTGGCTTGAATATGGTCCTGGAAGCAATTGCCGCTGAA from Fibrobacter sp. harbors:
- a CDS encoding cellulase family glycosylhydrolase, whose translation is MRKLLPCLMALAAIPAFASASTAVAKKVGPVSHYGALGSANGKVIGTKNNQPAILRGMSWFWSDATGLPYYSSTVLDWATDNLKIDVIRFALGINYYGTDNTNKLSNGYSYMSAPDGYKVTIDQMIEAAIENDIYIIIDWHSHQANSEVSAAKAFFAEMAQKYGKIPNVIFEIFNEPTGSWSEVANYANQVIPGIRAASENLVIVGNPGWSSQPNAASGLTYSNLAYSLHFYAASHPVSGYGANATQAMNAGKAVFATEYGTVNYDGAGSPNASATQAWFDFMDQNMISSCNWSLRQVQTTENGTVKNETSAFFDGNVELKSKALLDAAKTSTSGAIVKQYLVGKGRTWADSLVKGKNTGTCAFKAAVVSELSGSAATTLKSGCTYTSSNTNVIDNSGAIKGAGFAVMTGNDGSQSVITVSGVPAQTVPNFQDLTCNYGGTCSTNRTLLYSGGTNKEWVISTDTKTLEGSTFTLTSLNPDIIAVKTATCTHASCSNTQKGKQVLMYEFKKFGSAKIVASAPAVTGYKAVQDTITVTYEKGPNKMTNNFKNTVLPFGGVAEKLVPDTTMYHTPVTYTFNGKESSSYVIKQGNALYAGTQNAIVRVTANAPETDLYQEFHMTITVGVGDTTQAVNKGELAINTISTRADLPLRATVSNTQLLVSSDIAGDVDVNIFSVNGQKVMGMTVKENAALTLAHIPQGSYLIVISQGARQLNVKWNKTAK
- a CDS encoding T9SS type A sorting domain-containing protein, with protein sequence MKKSILGASALMAAASAFAFVTWSGDESLYQITTELDAGTETSGYWFSYADDSDGGASSIEWPVPLGNDYSTTAMDPVIEYCQGVCGVYKLDKGTLTYDPFVGIGFNIAGEDDSGVAVPTDATDMGGICIGYSSDAAASLEMGLGDAGDAEIGWDNPAAALAKSATGKVANVAWSEFKQAGWGSGKITGAAAAAKLVALKMKIQAKTGSTGNFNIMSFGAYNGGCKLTQAISAKAAKASLKAQLSGRTLSFGKTVAKAEIVNLQGQVVMAASSVKSMDLSKVQAGVYMVRAEGLSQQIMVK
- a CDS encoding glycosyl hydrolase family 8, which codes for MQIKKFLAPSILPIALCAMFGLTACDSKSDTPSNPAGTEVLPPNPDVGGDVGGGNVGGGDVGGGNVGGTPTVTTYPALAPTASPLYAKATYDSWKPFHYVNMEDEMVYYPDFAADFSSVFEPAYLPAGRVIWSVQSTGMYRVQCQNEGTAKSAMKYRACTVSEGIGYGMLLTLVNEDYDAFNRLWNYSRAYRAYHGVNLTPWITKSFMYDKIDISSATDADLDIATSLILQYFKNLAVAPDIANLYLADALVIVKDIWDWEVEPNLLLLMSGDTDMWHDSDPTYNLSYFSPVALRLFAMVDPTHNWAGVLDAMYAYMAKVQSLGTGVFPDWSNGAGIAVNPPNGAAGKTEATYTWHTFNKESVRIPWRIAWDYYWFQDPRALAILTGLNNFIVAKSGGDPSSVALAIQYSWDPAKSDYDKNTSVPAQWLAAWCATGLGTNQTWLNACTQLVNATTLGNNGTSYFTDILQALYSSLLNGKFVRPF
- a CDS encoding BatD family protein, with amino-acid sequence MENDSLSMLNPAAIVNDVDSVDNADSLVAAENLDEIQMPSPEQLGIHITSGVKDAAGVVQPLAVTVGDTFEFPVTISWNVNSSVLLIMPMSSATAKGLDQVSVSQESARMVKDGQEMASITFTYKIVAQDTGDLNVPAMRFEIPTQLGRPLDLRSDSVPVRVNPPVSVVPFAVGAVVAICVVVAGLLRMKRRAAARAATAAKNAAVDELREQMLVLKRRINTADCREWLLDLEKVCKAYAAERFSLDADKVKLEVLLKQGDLEGWDALLEKFADARYGGGKQDAFENRESWKAAMKLMGIEEE
- a CDS encoding MoxR family ATPase, with amino-acid sequence MDIQELSEKIRQQSAFCQNLLREVEDTVIGQKAMVESILTGILADGHVLLEGLPGLAKTTAVKAFADAVSLDFKRIQFTPDLLPADLLGTTIYNAREAKFETRKGPLFTNLVLADEINRAPSKVQSALLEAMQERHITIGDETFKLDEPFLVLATQNPIEQEGTYPLPEAQVDRFLLKVKVSYPNKADEMRILDAVAGAGLRQPNAVATKEDILKARELVKQVYVDERVREYIVNLVLATRDPGSIKRSDLVGFIEVGASPRASIGLAQAAKAHAFIQGRAYVTPEDVKAVAMEVLRHRIILSYEAEAEEITAETVVQKILDSVEVP
- a CDS encoding adenylosuccinate synthase, with protein sequence MANRVVIGSQWGDEGKAKVVDFLTLDADIIVRFQGGANAGHTVEVGDQKFVFHLIPSGIMHNDKLCVIGNGVVLDPIQTLAEIADLHTKGINPEGRLFIANNAHVVLPYHSTLDKAKEKKAGKAAIGTTGRGIGPCYSDKVNRIGVRVGDLMDERELRPRVEAMAKVHNEEFKAMYDVDPIDPEVVIKDYLELGQKIKPFVCDVSELLYKAVKAGKRLVFEGAQGTILDVDQGTYPFVTSSNTVAGYASCGAGIGPTALDEVWGVVKAYTTRVGNGPFPTELLDETGDTLRKIGNEYGATTGRNRRCGWFDAPVVRKAAVVNGLTHLAITKLDVLDTFDTVKICTHYECDGEKLESFPNQLSKVGRCVPVYEEMPGWKQDTTKCKSYDELPENAKKYLQRMAELVDVKIGMISIGAKRDQSIVIDAGLAKGMGL
- a CDS encoding Crp/Fnr family transcriptional regulator; the protein is MDASIVGLLKGVELFSELNEEQLGLLANLIVVQDYNRDETVVLEGDDSMQALYLIASGSVQVYMTGVDGRETILSFLERGDFFGEMSLIDGEPRSASVRTVTDAQMMIIHRESFLQLIRQTPEIAMALLSEMSKRLRKANKQIGSLSTMSVSGRVAGTLLNLMEERGVRIHTDNGKMVVVIHNRPTQQQLADMSGTTRETVSRICSMLVKANAIAMTGKDIVIFDENVLQEKASKG